Proteins found in one Aquibium microcysteis genomic segment:
- the dctP gene encoding TRAP transporter substrate-binding protein DctP: MRRHLIAALLCGASLAACTAASAETLLFGTSNAEQHPIVTKVLKPWADAVNAEGGGAVSIEMRHGPTMVNHENYYDRVVDDVVQVVWGMTVFDPGRFPRMLVSTLPLMVETSQQGSLALCRLHEKGAFGDETGAIVPLLFVQFPQSAAHLNGAELTAMDQLAGKKIISGSPISAAIIQAYGGTPLSITITEQYQALQRGTADGTIMNYTAFPGFRLNEVTTNHLDLPLGGALGLVFMAKDRWDALSDEARAVLTKHSGCEASRNAGATVDGWEAEARGFVAANGSHTFSVGSPEQVAELVARLGSRIEAGFAERVPGGADLIAGFREELAAAKP; the protein is encoded by the coding sequence ATGAGACGCCACCTGATCGCGGCGCTGCTGTGCGGCGCATCGCTTGCGGCCTGTACGGCCGCATCCGCCGAAACCCTGCTCTTCGGCACCTCGAACGCCGAGCAGCATCCGATCGTCACCAAGGTGCTGAAGCCCTGGGCCGACGCGGTGAACGCCGAGGGCGGCGGCGCCGTCAGCATCGAGATGCGGCACGGTCCCACGATGGTCAACCACGAGAACTACTACGACCGCGTCGTGGACGACGTCGTCCAGGTGGTCTGGGGCATGACCGTCTTCGATCCCGGCCGCTTCCCGCGCATGCTGGTCTCAACGCTGCCGCTGATGGTCGAGACGTCGCAGCAGGGGTCGCTGGCGCTCTGCCGCCTGCACGAGAAGGGCGCCTTCGGCGACGAGACCGGCGCGATCGTGCCGCTGCTCTTCGTCCAGTTCCCGCAGTCGGCCGCGCACCTGAACGGCGCCGAGCTCACCGCGATGGACCAGCTCGCCGGCAAGAAGATCATTTCCGGCAGCCCGATCTCGGCCGCCATCATCCAGGCCTATGGCGGCACGCCGCTGTCGATCACCATCACCGAGCAGTACCAGGCGCTGCAGCGCGGCACCGCCGACGGCACCATCATGAACTACACCGCCTTCCCGGGCTTCCGCCTCAACGAGGTGACGACGAACCATCTCGACCTGCCGCTCGGCGGCGCGCTCGGCCTCGTCTTCATGGCGAAGGACCGCTGGGATGCGCTCTCCGACGAGGCCCGCGCCGTGCTGACGAAGCATTCGGGCTGCGAGGCCTCGCGCAACGCCGGCGCCACCGTCGACGGCTGGGAAGCCGAGGCGCGCGGCTTCGTGGCGGCCAACGGCAGCCACACCTTCTCGGTCGGCTCCCCCGAGCAGGTGGCCGAACTCGTCGCGCGGCTGGGCAGCCGCATCGAGGCCGGCTTCGCCGAGCGCGTTCCCGGCGGCGCCGACCTGATCGCCGGCTTCCGCGAGGAACTCGCCGCCGCGAAGCCCTGA
- a CDS encoding branched-chain amino acid ABC transporter permease — protein sequence MDFLLLLLASGLVSGAAYGLIAMGFALIFKSTGVVNFAQGELVMLTAYISFTLYSTFELSFFPLMLVTIPISMVIGLVLERLFIRPMLGEPIFAIVMVTVGLAVVLRGITIMIWGPDPYNFGAGIPAEVVLVGGVPFYPAQIYLIGALAVLTAAGWAFLRFSRMGIAMRAVAANETAALLVGISVSRIHAVAWMLSAAIASIAGVLFAANFKLAPDLWFQGLRSFPAVILGGMDSVIGSAVAGLVIGVIENLFQGYVGQGLREISGFIVIVIVLMVRPFGLFGSRDIERV from the coding sequence ATGGATTTCCTGCTCCTCCTGCTCGCCAGCGGACTGGTCTCGGGCGCGGCCTACGGGCTGATCGCCATGGGCTTCGCGCTGATCTTCAAGTCGACCGGCGTCGTCAATTTCGCGCAGGGCGAACTGGTGATGCTGACGGCCTACATCTCCTTCACGCTCTATTCGACCTTCGAGCTGTCGTTCTTCCCGCTGATGCTGGTCACCATCCCGATCTCGATGGTGATCGGGCTGGTCCTGGAGCGGCTGTTCATCCGGCCGATGCTGGGCGAGCCGATCTTCGCGATCGTCATGGTCACGGTCGGCCTGGCGGTGGTGCTGCGCGGCATCACCATCATGATCTGGGGGCCGGACCCCTATAATTTCGGCGCCGGCATTCCGGCGGAGGTGGTGCTGGTCGGCGGCGTGCCGTTCTATCCGGCGCAGATCTACCTGATCGGGGCGCTGGCCGTGCTGACGGCGGCGGGCTGGGCCTTCCTGCGCTTCTCGCGGATGGGCATCGCCATGCGGGCTGTGGCGGCCAACGAGACGGCGGCGCTGCTCGTCGGCATCAGCGTCAGCCGCATCCACGCCGTCGCCTGGATGCTGTCGGCGGCGATCGCCTCGATCGCCGGCGTGCTGTTCGCGGCCAATTTCAAGCTCGCGCCGGACCTCTGGTTCCAGGGGCTGCGATCCTTCCCGGCGGTCATCCTCGGCGGGATGGACTCGGTGATCGGCTCGGCGGTGGCGGGGCTCGTCATCGGGGTGATCGAGAACCTGTTCCAGGGCTATGTCGGCCAGGGCCTGCGCGAGATCTCCGGCTTCATCGTCATCGTCATCGTGCTGATGGTCCGGCCCTTCGGACTGTTCGGCTCCAGGGACATCGAGCGGGTCTGA
- a CDS encoding ABC transporter substrate-binding protein — MKNGLLALSAFLLASTAAYAADPGVSDTEIKIGDVNIMTGPASFIGRAVSVGSKIAAAEINEAGGVNGRKITIVTEDDGYVPARSFQALTKLIEVDEIFALNGTSGTANVLAMMPLIEENNLPTVVTTAPNELVYNPVRPSVFTVGASYSDAFYAQLKYIHENSEPANAVYGLIRQDDDFGGAVEAGYDRAVKEFGVKDGLRIRFKKGTANFAAEVAQMKQAGVNVLANGGIIAGAANILGEARKLSMDLQVASVWSEDMPPSVNLSAPAGYDYLVADYVALSGPAIDAFLEKAKKYASDEEIGAINRYTYVTYVGLKALAEAMGQCGQDLTRACTVEKLRGLKDFDTQGISAPLSFDNPEQLSGTAVAVYQLNAAEKTFKALTDFADY, encoded by the coding sequence ATGAAGAACGGACTGCTCGCGCTCAGCGCGTTCCTGCTTGCCTCGACCGCCGCCTACGCCGCCGATCCCGGCGTGTCGGACACGGAGATCAAGATCGGCGACGTCAACATCATGACCGGACCGGCGTCCTTCATCGGCCGCGCCGTGTCGGTCGGATCGAAGATCGCGGCCGCCGAGATCAACGAGGCCGGCGGCGTCAACGGCCGCAAGATCACCATCGTCACCGAGGACGACGGCTACGTGCCGGCGCGCTCGTTCCAGGCGCTGACCAAGCTGATCGAGGTCGACGAGATCTTCGCCCTCAACGGCACGTCGGGCACGGCCAACGTGCTCGCCATGATGCCGCTGATCGAGGAGAACAACCTGCCGACCGTGGTGACGACGGCGCCGAACGAACTGGTCTACAACCCGGTGCGCCCCTCGGTCTTCACCGTCGGCGCGAGCTATTCCGACGCCTTCTACGCGCAGCTGAAGTACATCCACGAGAACAGCGAGCCGGCGAACGCCGTCTACGGCCTGATCCGGCAGGACGACGATTTCGGCGGCGCCGTGGAGGCCGGCTACGACCGCGCGGTCAAGGAGTTCGGGGTCAAGGACGGGCTGCGCATCCGCTTCAAGAAGGGCACGGCCAACTTCGCCGCCGAGGTGGCGCAGATGAAGCAGGCCGGCGTCAACGTGCTCGCCAATGGCGGCATCATCGCCGGCGCGGCCAACATCCTCGGCGAAGCGCGCAAGCTGTCGATGGACCTGCAGGTCGCCTCGGTGTGGAGCGAGGACATGCCGCCCTCGGTCAATCTCTCGGCACCGGCCGGCTACGACTATCTGGTGGCGGACTACGTGGCGCTCAGCGGGCCGGCGATCGACGCCTTCCTGGAGAAGGCCAAGAAATACGCCAGCGACGAGGAGATCGGCGCCATCAACCGCTACACCTACGTCACCTATGTCGGCCTGAAGGCACTCGCCGAGGCGATGGGCCAGTGCGGCCAGGACCTGACCCGCGCCTGCACGGTGGAGAAGCTGCGTGGCCTGAAGGACTTCGACACGCAGGGCATCAGCGCGCCGCTGAGCTTCGACAATCCCGAGCAGCTGTCGGGCACGGCAGTCGCCGTCTACCAGCTCAACGCCGCGGAGAAGACCTTCAAGGCACTGACCGACTTCGCCGACTACTGA
- a CDS encoding TRAP transporter large permease subunit: MTQAFQAGTLPNGGGLARLTLAGTGALSLVAVAGILAGALVICIDVLGRWLFGASVVALNEIMSAVFAVAIAATLPAGAARRVNLSIDLLGHMTGPRLSAWLKVAGSLLLLAFFALLAWRVFGLALRYHAQGRATSILRWPLAPTYFAVAVSMGIAALVQLVNAIDDVRAARAVRRGSRSSPAVLALAGTLIAFALATGLWIALDIDGFSGAVTGHPAAAVILAFLLLWAGVLAQLPLATVTAMIGLVGTLAYVGGPATANTFASDALDFLRNEQVSTLPMFLIMGAFAVVAGVSDDLFRVANAVLGRFRGGLAYATVAGCAGFGAVSGNSIATSATFGRMALPQMKQRGYAPTLSSATVAAGGTLGALVPPSGVIILFALLTEQSIGALFVAAMVPALLAVLLYFAAIAIVLRLDPGAAPAAEPSSASDLAAALRGSLPVALLFAVVIGGLYGGVFTATESAAVGAVGSFLLALARGRLNRTSLLGVFSEITASTAMIYGLIFGALAFSFFVDLGQTPTMAAEWIASFDARPVVILAALIVLYLLLGSVMDSFAVMVITVPVVTPLVIGLGYDMLFWGVLMLVVVETGMITPPFGMNLFVIKSLQPEVPLSAVMRGVLPFVLADLVKIVLLVAFPALSLWLPSTMN; encoded by the coding sequence ATGACGCAGGCTTTCCAGGCCGGCACCCTGCCGAATGGCGGCGGCCTCGCGCGCCTGACGCTGGCGGGAACGGGAGCGCTTTCGCTCGTGGCCGTCGCGGGCATCCTGGCGGGCGCGCTCGTGATCTGCATCGACGTGCTGGGGCGATGGCTGTTCGGCGCCTCGGTGGTGGCGCTGAACGAGATCATGTCGGCCGTCTTCGCGGTCGCCATCGCGGCGACGCTGCCGGCGGGCGCGGCGCGGCGGGTCAATCTCAGCATCGACCTGCTCGGGCACATGACAGGGCCGCGCCTGAGCGCCTGGCTCAAGGTGGCCGGCTCGCTGCTGCTGCTCGCCTTCTTCGCGCTCTTGGCCTGGCGGGTGTTCGGGCTGGCGCTGCGCTACCACGCGCAGGGCAGGGCGACCTCGATCCTGCGGTGGCCGCTGGCCCCGACCTATTTCGCCGTCGCCGTGTCGATGGGGATCGCGGCGCTGGTGCAGCTGGTCAACGCCATCGACGACGTCCGTGCCGCGCGTGCGGTGCGGCGCGGATCGCGGTCGAGCCCGGCGGTGCTGGCGCTGGCTGGCACGCTGATCGCCTTCGCCCTGGCGACCGGCCTCTGGATCGCCCTGGATATCGACGGCTTTTCGGGCGCCGTGACGGGCCATCCGGCTGCGGCCGTGATCCTCGCCTTCCTGCTGCTCTGGGCCGGCGTGCTGGCGCAGCTGCCGCTCGCGACGGTCACGGCCATGATCGGGCTCGTCGGCACGCTCGCCTATGTCGGCGGACCGGCGACGGCGAACACCTTCGCCTCCGACGCGCTCGACTTCCTGCGCAACGAGCAGGTGTCGACGCTGCCGATGTTCCTGATCATGGGCGCCTTCGCCGTGGTGGCCGGCGTGTCCGACGACCTGTTCCGCGTGGCGAACGCCGTGCTGGGCCGCTTCCGCGGCGGGCTCGCCTATGCCACCGTCGCGGGCTGCGCCGGCTTCGGCGCCGTCTCGGGCAATTCCATCGCCACCTCGGCGACGTTCGGGCGGATGGCGCTGCCGCAGATGAAGCAGCGCGGCTATGCGCCGACGCTGTCGAGCGCCACGGTGGCGGCCGGCGGGACGCTCGGCGCGCTGGTGCCGCCGTCGGGCGTGATCATCCTCTTCGCGCTGCTCACCGAACAGTCGATCGGCGCCCTCTTCGTCGCGGCGATGGTGCCGGCGCTGCTCGCCGTCCTGCTCTACTTCGCGGCCATCGCCATCGTGCTGCGGCTCGATCCCGGCGCGGCGCCGGCGGCCGAGCCGTCGTCGGCGAGCGATCTGGCTGCCGCGCTGCGCGGTTCGCTGCCGGTCGCGCTCCTGTTCGCGGTGGTGATCGGCGGGCTCTATGGCGGGGTATTCACCGCGACGGAAAGTGCTGCGGTCGGCGCCGTGGGCTCGTTCCTGCTTGCGCTGGCGCGCGGCCGGCTGAACCGGACGAGCCTGCTCGGCGTGTTTTCCGAGATCACCGCCTCGACGGCGATGATCTACGGCCTGATCTTCGGCGCGCTCGCCTTCTCGTTCTTCGTCGATCTCGGCCAGACGCCGACGATGGCCGCCGAATGGATCGCTTCCTTCGACGCGCGGCCAGTCGTCATCCTGGCGGCGCTGATCGTGCTCTATCTCCTGCTCGGCTCGGTGATGGACAGTTTCGCCGTGATGGTGATCACGGTGCCGGTGGTGACGCCGCTGGTGATCGGCCTCGGCTACGACATGCTGTTCTGGGGCGTGCTGATGCTGGTGGTGGTCGAGACCGGCATGATCACGCCGCCCTTCGGCATGAACCTCTTCGTCATCAAGAGCCTGCAGCCCGAGGTGCCGCTGTCGGCGGTGATGCGCGGCGTGCTCCCCTTCGTGCTCGCCGACCTCGTGAAGATCGTGCTGCTGGTGGCCTTCCCCGCCCTGTCGCTCTGGCTGCCGTCGACGATGAACTGA
- a CDS encoding branched-chain amino acid ABC transporter permease — protein sequence MRTGHFKERTAQLVALSDSKVVWSFAGLLLALVLAAPFLIGNYQVTLLVSAMIAIVGAVGLNMLTGTTGLISLGQAGFLAVGAYTNAILMMDHGWPVWLSMPAAGVVSALVSLLVGVPSLRLKGLYLAITTLAFAFIINHVILYAEWLTHGPNGIFVSGAKVMGVDLQRGKALYYLTFGITVLVVFAALNIQRSRVGRAWMAIRDHDIAARVMGVDLLRYKLYAFMVSSFIVGIAGALISLQIRFVNIDVFALILSIEALAIIILGGLGSIAGAILGAIFLSLLPEAIRLFFDVFADTNSSFYTTYVYEIRGITYGIVIIAFLRLKPEGLIGLWRDVRKYWSNWPLAY from the coding sequence ATGCGCACAGGTCATTTCAAGGAACGCACCGCCCAGCTCGTCGCGCTCAGCGACAGCAAGGTGGTCTGGTCGTTCGCCGGGCTGCTGCTCGCGCTGGTGCTCGCCGCGCCCTTCCTGATCGGCAACTACCAGGTGACGCTGCTCGTCTCGGCGATGATCGCGATCGTCGGCGCGGTCGGGCTCAACATGCTCACGGGCACGACCGGGCTGATCTCGCTCGGCCAGGCGGGGTTCCTCGCCGTCGGCGCCTACACCAACGCGATCCTGATGATGGATCACGGCTGGCCGGTGTGGCTGTCGATGCCGGCGGCGGGCGTGGTCTCGGCGCTGGTCAGCCTGCTGGTGGGCGTGCCGTCGCTCCGGCTGAAAGGCCTCTACCTCGCCATCACGACGCTCGCCTTCGCCTTCATCATCAACCACGTCATCCTCTATGCGGAATGGCTGACGCACGGGCCGAACGGCATCTTCGTGTCGGGCGCCAAGGTGATGGGCGTCGACCTGCAGCGCGGCAAGGCGCTCTACTACCTGACCTTCGGCATCACGGTGCTGGTGGTGTTCGCGGCGCTCAACATCCAGCGGTCGCGGGTGGGCCGCGCCTGGATGGCGATCCGCGACCACGACATCGCGGCGCGCGTGATGGGCGTCGACCTCCTGCGCTACAAGCTCTACGCCTTCATGGTGAGTTCCTTCATCGTCGGCATCGCCGGCGCGCTGATCTCGCTGCAGATCCGCTTCGTCAACATCGACGTCTTCGCGCTGATCCTGTCGATCGAGGCGCTGGCGATCATCATCCTCGGCGGTCTCGGCTCGATCGCGGGCGCCATCCTCGGCGCGATCTTCCTGTCGCTGCTGCCGGAGGCCATCCGGCTCTTCTTCGACGTCTTCGCCGACACGAATTCGAGCTTCTACACGACCTATGTCTACGAGATCCGCGGCATCACCTACGGCATCGTCATCATCGCCTTCCTGCGGCTGAAGCCGGAGGGGCTGATCGGGCTGTGGCGCGACGTCAGGAAATACTGGAGCAACTGGCCGCTCGCCTACTAG
- a CDS encoding ABC transporter ATP-binding protein: MTAFLELHGVMKRFGGLVAVNEVSLTVEQGQIYSLIGPNGAGKTTLFNLISAVFRPTEGRILFQGQDLTRLPTHALARLGIARTFQNLAVFKHETVVNNLLVGMHSHLRSGPLSAALFWGRTRREEIAARARVEEIIDFLEIEDIRDHPVGTLSYGQQKRVELGRALAISPKLLLIDEMVSGMNQEEREDIARFILDLKDELGMTVFMVEHDMGIVMDISDHVCVMNYGRKIAEGTPAEVAANPAVIEAYLGSSRSAA, encoded by the coding sequence GTGACGGCGTTCCTGGAACTCCATGGCGTGATGAAGCGGTTCGGCGGCCTGGTGGCGGTGAACGAGGTCAGCCTGACCGTCGAGCAGGGGCAGATCTACAGCCTGATCGGGCCGAACGGCGCGGGCAAGACGACGCTGTTCAACCTGATCAGCGCCGTGTTCCGGCCGACGGAAGGGCGCATCCTGTTCCAGGGGCAGGACCTGACGCGGCTGCCGACCCATGCGCTGGCGCGGCTCGGCATCGCCCGCACCTTCCAGAACCTCGCCGTCTTCAAGCACGAGACGGTGGTGAACAATCTGCTGGTCGGGATGCATTCGCACCTGCGCTCGGGTCCGCTGTCGGCCGCCCTGTTCTGGGGCCGCACGCGGCGCGAGGAGATCGCGGCGCGCGCGCGCGTGGAGGAGATCATCGACTTCCTCGAGATCGAGGACATCCGCGACCATCCGGTCGGCACGCTGTCCTACGGCCAGCAGAAGCGGGTCGAACTCGGCCGGGCGCTGGCGATCTCGCCGAAGCTGCTGCTGATCGACGAGATGGTGTCGGGCATGAACCAGGAGGAGCGGGAGGACATCGCCCGCTTCATCCTCGACCTGAAGGACGAGCTGGGGATGACGGTGTTCATGGTGGAACACGACATGGGGATCGTCATGGACATCTCCGACCACGTCTGCGTCATGAACTACGGCCGCAAGATCGCGGAGGGAACGCCGGCAGAGGTGGCGGCGAACCCGGCGGTGATCGAGGCCTATCTCGGCAGCAGCCGGAGCGCGGCATGA
- a CDS encoding cyclase family protein, protein MARTIIDLAVALTAGIRSDPPGLGPEIDYMGHAEGGREFEAMFGVPPGALRDGAGAAAERCRITTHNGTHMDAPWHYHPTMDGGKPAMTIDQVPLDWCFGRGVKLDFRHLPNGHTVTAAEVEAELARIGHQLAPGDIVLVNTAAGARYGQDDYVGTGCGMGREATLFLTGQGVRVCGTDAWSWDPPLAYQAARARETGDWSVFWEGHKAGADTVYCHMEKLANLHLLPPTGFEVIALPVKVERGSAGWCRPVALVDA, encoded by the coding sequence ATGGCCAGGACGATCATCGACCTCGCGGTCGCGCTGACGGCGGGGATCAGGTCCGATCCGCCGGGACTGGGGCCCGAGATCGACTACATGGGCCATGCCGAAGGCGGGCGCGAGTTCGAGGCGATGTTCGGCGTGCCGCCCGGTGCGCTGCGCGACGGGGCGGGGGCGGCCGCGGAGCGCTGCCGGATCACGACGCACAACGGCACGCACATGGACGCGCCGTGGCACTATCACCCGACGATGGACGGCGGGAAGCCGGCGATGACGATCGACCAGGTGCCGCTCGACTGGTGCTTCGGGCGCGGCGTCAAGCTCGACTTCCGCCATCTGCCGAACGGCCACACCGTCACGGCGGCAGAGGTCGAAGCGGAGCTCGCGCGGATCGGGCACCAGCTCGCTCCGGGCGACATCGTGCTCGTCAACACGGCGGCCGGCGCCCGCTACGGACAGGACGATTATGTCGGCACCGGCTGCGGCATGGGGCGCGAGGCGACGCTGTTCCTGACCGGGCAGGGGGTCAGGGTCTGCGGCACGGACGCCTGGAGCTGGGATCCGCCGCTCGCCTACCAGGCCGCGCGGGCGCGGGAGACCGGCGACTGGTCGGTGTTCTGGGAGGGTCACAAGGCGGGCGCCGACACGGTCTACTGCCACATGGAGAAGCTCGCCAACCTGCACCTCTTGCCGCCGACCGGCTTCGAGGTGATCGCGCTGCCGGTGAAGGTGGAGCGCGGCTCGGCCGGATGGTGCCGGCCGGTCGCCCTGGTCGACGCGTGA
- a CDS encoding NAD(P)H-dependent flavin oxidoreductase, which yields MAIPSAWRARLRLPVLSAPMFLISGPDLVVGACNAGVVGTFPALNQRSTEGYRDWLDEIHDRLGPDAAPYGVNLVVHRSNPRLEADLAVTIDRKVPLVITSLGLNRELIDAVHGYGGRVFHDVTTLRFAAKAAEAGVDGLIAVAYGAGGHAGLISPFAALHEIRAIFSGTLVLGGAISTGRQIAAATLMGADMAYMGTRFMATAESLAVPRQREMILEARAADIVYTPAVSGIPGNFLRASLAAAGRDPDDLTPPDKLNFGTTDARAWRDLWAAGQGVGAIDDMPPVAALVETLRSDYAEAFASAQAARFA from the coding sequence ATGGCCATTCCCTCCGCGTGGCGCGCGCGCCTGCGCCTGCCGGTGCTGTCGGCGCCGATGTTCCTCATCTCGGGGCCGGACCTCGTGGTCGGCGCCTGCAATGCCGGCGTGGTGGGCACCTTCCCGGCTCTCAACCAGCGCAGCACGGAGGGCTACCGCGACTGGCTCGACGAGATCCACGACCGGCTCGGGCCGGACGCCGCGCCCTACGGCGTCAACCTCGTCGTCCACCGCAGCAACCCGCGGCTCGAGGCCGATCTCGCGGTGACGATCGACCGCAAGGTGCCGCTGGTCATCACCTCGCTCGGCCTGAACCGCGAGCTGATCGACGCCGTGCACGGCTATGGCGGGCGCGTGTTCCACGACGTCACCACGCTGCGCTTCGCGGCCAAGGCGGCCGAAGCCGGCGTCGACGGGCTGATCGCGGTGGCCTACGGGGCGGGCGGCCATGCCGGTCTGATCAGCCCCTTCGCCGCGCTGCACGAGATCCGCGCGATCTTCTCCGGTACGCTGGTGCTGGGCGGCGCGATCTCGACCGGCCGGCAGATCGCGGCGGCGACCTTGATGGGGGCCGACATGGCCTATATGGGCACGCGCTTCATGGCCACGGCCGAGAGCCTGGCCGTGCCGCGCCAGCGCGAGATGATCCTCGAGGCGCGGGCGGCCGACATCGTCTACACGCCGGCGGTGTCGGGCATCCCGGGCAATTTCCTGCGGGCGAGCCTGGCGGCGGCCGGGCGCGACCCCGACGACCTGACGCCGCCCGACAAGCTCAACTTCGGCACCACCGACGCGCGGGCCTGGCGCGACCTCTGGGCCGCGGGACAAGGCGTCGGCGCGATCGACGACATGCCGCCGGTGGCGGCCCTCGTCGAGACGCTGCGAAGCGACTATGCCGAGGCTTTCGCGAGCGCGCAGGCCGCCCGGTTCGCCTGA
- a CDS encoding AMP-dependent synthetase/ligase: protein MSGRVDPAGMTMPQVLKRHAATQGTALALREKRQGLWRRTSWRDYYETARLAAIGFCALGFQPGDRVAVAGDDSPEWLFADLGAQMAGGACLGIYPTNPWPELQYILRHSRSRIVVCGDQEQTDKVLEARRQEGGLPDLEHIVCVDMKGMRQYREPGLMSFDELVELGRDMEAEFGPVVDARIDGGSPDDVAIVVYTSGTTGMPKGAMLSHRNMLHSAAEVARIHGLTRETYSVLCYLPLCHVAERSFSTVLQLVTGCTVSFAESVDTVVVNLREIAPKGFLGVPRIWEKMQQSVAYRVKDTTPFQRRVYEACMARGRPIAERRLANGGAFASLSDRLGFALLSLVCFRSLRNFLGLNRVRAGFCGGATVSPEVLLFFWILGVPVYQIYGMTESAGVSHTQRPGATTLGRSGPLIDGLDQRTAADGELMLRGPSVFKGYLFDEEATKRAFTDGWLHTGDIVEVEASGEAHVLDRKKDILITSGGKNITPSLIENALKDSPYIREAILLGDGRNFLAALIQIDLETTGKWAQERNIQYTTYRTLAQHEKVVELIDGEVKRVNDRFARVENVRKFLILSKELDHDDGELTATMKVRRRIIEEKFGTEIRSIYGDAA from the coding sequence ATGAGCGGGCGCGTCGATCCGGCCGGCATGACCATGCCGCAGGTGCTGAAGCGGCACGCCGCCACGCAAGGGACGGCGCTGGCGCTGCGCGAGAAGCGACAGGGGCTGTGGCGCCGCACCAGCTGGCGCGACTATTACGAGACCGCGCGGCTGGCCGCCATCGGCTTCTGCGCGCTGGGCTTCCAGCCCGGCGACCGGGTGGCGGTGGCGGGCGACGACAGCCCGGAATGGCTGTTCGCCGACCTCGGCGCGCAGATGGCGGGCGGCGCCTGCCTCGGCATCTACCCGACCAATCCCTGGCCGGAACTGCAGTACATCCTGCGCCATTCGCGGTCGCGGATCGTGGTGTGCGGCGACCAGGAGCAGACCGACAAGGTGCTGGAGGCACGCCGGCAGGAGGGGGGGCTGCCCGATCTCGAGCACATCGTCTGCGTCGACATGAAGGGCATGCGGCAATACCGCGAGCCGGGGCTGATGTCGTTCGACGAGCTGGTGGAGCTCGGGCGCGACATGGAGGCCGAGTTCGGCCCGGTCGTCGACGCCCGCATCGACGGCGGCAGCCCCGACGACGTCGCCATCGTCGTCTACACGTCCGGCACGACGGGCATGCCCAAGGGGGCGATGCTCAGCCACCGCAACATGCTTCATTCGGCAGCCGAGGTGGCGCGCATCCACGGGCTCACCCGCGAGACCTATTCGGTGCTGTGCTACCTGCCGCTCTGCCACGTGGCCGAGCGCAGCTTCTCCACCGTGCTGCAGCTCGTGACGGGCTGCACGGTCTCGTTTGCCGAATCCGTCGACACGGTGGTGGTGAACCTGCGCGAGATCGCGCCGAAGGGCTTCCTCGGCGTGCCGCGGATCTGGGAGAAGATGCAGCAGAGCGTCGCCTACCGGGTCAAGGACACGACGCCGTTCCAGCGGCGCGTCTACGAGGCCTGCATGGCGCGCGGCCGGCCGATCGCGGAACGGCGGCTGGCCAATGGCGGCGCCTTCGCGAGCCTCTCCGACCGGCTGGGTTTCGCGCTGCTGTCGCTCGTCTGCTTCCGCAGCCTGCGCAACTTCCTCGGCCTCAACCGGGTGCGTGCCGGCTTCTGCGGCGGGGCGACGGTCTCGCCCGAGGTGCTCCTGTTCTTCTGGATCCTCGGCGTGCCGGTCTACCAGATCTACGGCATGACGGAGAGCGCGGGCGTGTCGCACACGCAGCGTCCCGGCGCCACGACCCTCGGGCGGTCCGGCCCGCTGATCGACGGTCTCGACCAGAGGACGGCCGCCGACGGCGAACTCATGCTGCGGGGCCCCAGCGTCTTCAAGGGCTACCTGTTCGACGAGGAGGCGACGAAGCGCGCCTTTACCGACGGCTGGCTGCACACCGGCGACATCGTCGAGGTGGAGGCGAGCGGCGAGGCGCACGTGCTCGACCGCAAGAAGGACATCCTGATCACCTCGGGCGGCAAGAACATCACGCCCTCGCTGATCGAGAACGCGCTGAAGGACTCGCCCTACATCCGCGAGGCGATCCTGCTCGGCGACGGCCGCAACTTCCTCGCCGCGCTGATCCAGATCGACCTCGAGACTACCGGCAAGTGGGCGCAGGAACGCAACATCCAGTACACGACCTACCGGACGCTGGCCCAGCACGAGAAGGTGGTGGAGCTGATCGACGGCGAGGTGAAGCGCGTCAACGACCGCTTCGCCCGCGTCGAGAACGTCCGCAAGTTCCTGATCCTGTCGAAGGAACTCGACCATGACGACGGCGAGCTGACGGCGACGATGAAGGTGCGCCGGCGGATCATCGAGGAGAAGTTCGGGACCGAGATCCGGTCGATCTACGGGGATGCCGCCTGA